Within Thermoplasmataceae archaeon, the genomic segment GCGGGATACTTCCGTACTTCCTGAGGTCTATATACCAGTAATATTCTTCAGGGTTCAGGTTGAATTCCTGCATTCTTCCAAGTAACTCATTAAGATCCCAGATTCTCTCACTGCCGCCAATTATCTCACCGTATCCTTCAGGGGCCAGAAGGTCATGGCATAACAACTCTCCGGGGTTTTTGGGGTCCAGTCTGAAGTAGAATGTTTTAAGCTCTTTCGGATAGTGAGTAACGAAAACAGGGCGATCAAAATGAACCATAATCTGTTTTTCTTCATCAGATCCAAGGTCGTCTCCATATTTGATTGCCATCCCAAATTGTTGGGCTCTTTCTATCAATTCGGAATATTTCATCCTGAGGAACGGCTGCATCCAGTGCCTCAGGATCTCTGGATCCCTTCCTATTATGCCCAGTTCTTTTGTGTTTACTTCCAGAACACGCTGGATGATGAAATGAATCATTTTCTCCTCAATGTCCATCATCTGGTCATTGTTTATCCAGGCCACCTCTGCTTCTCCGTGCCAGTATTCTGTTAGGTGCCTCCAGGTTCTAGACTTCTCAGCCCTAAAACTGGGAGATATGGTGAATACCTTTTCCAGCCCAAAGATCATTGTCTCAAGATAAAACTGGGCACTCTGGGTCAGGCTCACCTCTGTTCCGAAAAAAGGTACTTTGAAGAGAGTTCCTCCGCCTTCAGTGGCAGTGGATACCATGAAGGGGCATTGCACCTGGTAAAATCCTTCTGAATAGAAAAAATCGGCAAAAGCTTTGAAAACTGTGGATCTTACTTTCATAACAGCGGAAAACTCCTGACTCCTGAGCCAAAGATGCCGGTTGTCAAGCAGAAATTCCTCACCTTTATCCTTCGTGATGGGAAAAACATCGTTTTTCTGGTAAACCGTAAAATCTGAAACATCTATTTCGTAACCTGTGACTGCTCGCTCATCTCTCCTCACTTCTCCGGAAATCTCCAAGCTGCTTTCAATACCAAGGGAAGCAATGATCTTGAATTTTTCTTCACCAAGATTGCTGATACTGGCTACGGTCTGTATAATGCCGCTTGAATCTCTCAAAACAACAAAAGCTATCTTTCCGCTGCTTCTTGTCCTGTATACCCATCCCCTTACAGAAACGGTTTTGCCAACAAAACCACTGGAGAGGATATCACCTATTAAATGCATCGTACGAGGAATAAGGAAGCGGTATTATATTTTTGGAATGTTACTAGTTCTGGTAAAATCTAATGAATATGGATATCTGAAGTCTGCGATGATAAGATTGTCAATAGGCAAAGAGTATTTCTGTTTAAAATTCTCCATGGCCTTTTGAAAAATGGTCATGGCAGTCTGGTATTCTCCCATCTGATATTTGATCATTGATACTGCAAAATAGATCAGGTTCTGTATGTATTTCTTGTATTCTCCAGTGGTTGCTTTCCATAGGGACTCAAGAAGGATGTGAGATTCCCAGTATCTCTCCTCTTCAAAAAGCGCCGATGCAGTATCTAGTATCTGTTCCCTGATAATCACTAACCCGCTGCTACCAAGTTTAGTCACGGTCTCTTCAGGCATGAGCTTTCTGATCAATAGGAGGGCGGAGCTTGACCTGAAAAAAGAAACCACCTTCGATGGTTCCATAGTTTCCAGATCTATTTCGAGGGAATCTGTGTGCCTCCTCACTATTATTTTCCTGGTAAGGTATCCTTCAATTCTCTCAAGGTCCGGTATACTTAATCTGGCGATTAAGAGCAGTATTCTGTGACCTTTTTGGATCAACGACTTGGTATCTGGAACATCCTATTATAAATTGACAATGAGATACTGACCCGATCGTAAGAATATTATTGAACAAATAACTTATCTTCTTGCTTAACTGATCTGGTAGCGAAGGATGATCTGACTATGAAACTAAAAATTAGTGTGAAGAACCTGAAAGAAGTTGCTGACCTGCTCAATACAATCGTTAGCGAAGCTAAATTTTCATTCAAAAAAGATGGGGTTATAATCAAGGCGGTGGACCCTGCTCACGTTGCTATGGTTAGCCTGGAAATCCCGACAGACGTATTCGAAATGTACGAACTGGATCAGGAGGAAGAGATCTCCCTTGATATTGAGCGCCTCAAGTCAATTCTGAAGCTGGCAAATTCTGGGGACGTGATCACTGTGTACAAGGAGAAAGAGCGGCTGAAGTTCGAGATCGGCACAATAATAAAAACACTATCTCTGCTCGATAACAATAGCATAACAACACCACGGGTACCTCAGGTAAGTTCTGAAAGCTACGTAGTGCTTCCAAAATTCGAGCTTGAGAAGGGGCTTAAGGCTGCTGAAGATGTTTCCGATTCCATCAGGCTCACGCTCAGCTCAAACGATTTCAGGGCTAGATCCCTATCAGACACGGAGGAATCTGAAATGGTACTTTCCCGGGAACTCCTCAAGGAAATAAAATGCGAGGAGTCAGTTAAAAGCTCCTATCCACTAGACTATCTCCTCAAGCTCGTGAAGTCGTTGTCCAGCACGGACTCCCTGAAAATGAGTTTCAAGGATGACTACCCCCTCACATTAGATTTCGAGTTTGGCCAACCGGCAAAAGGATCTGTTGGATCTTACATTAAAGGCGTATTTTTGCTGGCGCCAAGAATGGAACAATAAATAAAGCGGGCGCGGGGGGATTCGGACCCCCGTTCTACAGCTTAGGAGGCTGTTGCCATATCCAGACTAGGCCACGCGCCCATGCACGATTAACGGCTTCTAATCCAAAAGCAATTAAAACCGCTCAGTTTCTTTGGGAAATTATCCTGCGCTATAAAATATTTCTTCATACGAGCATACCTCCATTCCAAAAACATGAAATGCACAAATAGCGAATGTGCTCGTCAGCCTCTAAGCGGACTCATTTTGTGCAACAACCCTCGCAGAGGGTTCGATGGCAACATGATCTGAAGACCGGATAGTCAACGATTAATATTCAGTTCCGCATACCAGTGTATGCAGGTAATAGTTGATGGGTGGCAGGCAGGACTTAGGTTTTCGGCAGCCCATTTCATTCCGTCTCATAACAAGTGTTCGAGGTTACATGGTCATGACTACGCAATAATGGTAAGAATATGGGGTGACCCGGTTGACGGGATCGTGGTGGATTACGATGAAGTTTACCGGTACGTCATGAGCGCGATTGCACCCATGGATCATAAGCTTCTGGTTCCAGCCCTGAGTGACGTCATAGGGCATACATGCAGTGGCGGCATCTGTGAGATCAGCTACGGAAACAAGAAATTAACTGTCCCTCAGAGTGATGTCTGTATTTGTAATACCGAGTCTTCGTCAAGTGAAGACCTTTCCAATATGATATCTAAGGATCTGGCAGATAAACTCCGGAAGCTTGGGAACGTAAAGGGCATCGAAATCGGCGTTCAGGAGGGCCCGGGGCAGGGAGCATACTCGGAAGTGATTCTAAACGAGTGAGAGAGCTATATCCCTGCTCTCTGGTGGACTGGATTCCAGCACTGTCCTCGCAATTGCCAAAAGAAAGGGTTACGATGTAACGGCATTGAGCTTCAACTATGGTCAGCGGCATTCCATAGAGATACAGGCTTCAAAGAGGATAGCAGATCATTTTAATGTCAGGCACGTGGTCTTCGAGATGGATTTCAGTAAAATTGGAGGGAGCTCCCTGACTGCGGATATACCGGTAGAAAAGAGGAAGGTTGAAGAAATTGGGAGAGATATTCCCACTTCCTATGTCCCGGCGAGGAACTCTATTTTCCTTGCAATCGCTGCTGCATTTGCTGAAACTGCCGGTGCAGACAGAATCTTCATTGGTGCGAATGCGGTGGATTACTCTGGGTACCCGGACTGCAGGCCAGAATTCTTCGCAGCGTTTGAAAACGCAATCAATCTTGGGACAAAGGTCGGGAATACGGGAAGGATCAGAATTGACGTCCCGCTGCAGTTCCTGTCAAAATCAGAAATCATTTCTATTGGGCACAGTCTTGGGGTTCCCTACGACTTGACCTATTCATGCTACAATGGGGGAGAATTGCCGTGCGGTGAATGTGATTCATGCCTGCTCAGGCTAAAAGGATTCATGGAAGCCGGGATCCCCGATCCCCTGAAATATGAAAAATATCCAGATTTTTACAAAGAATTTTTAAAAAAAATTAAAGGTTAGATTTTTCCTTTCAGGATTTCATCTACCTTGCGGCAACTCTCGTTTACGGACTGGACAGTTTTGTTCCAAAGCACTTTCTCCTCATTGTTGAAATCCATATCATAGATCTCTTCCACACAGTTCTCACCGATTTTGATGGGGACGCCGATAAATAGGTCCTTCGCGCCATAGTGCTTTGCGTGATCTCCCGTTAGGTACGCTGCACACGGGATGACCCTGTTTTTTCCCTTGACAATGGACTCAACCATTGCAACAATCGAAATCCCGGGGGCATAGTAAGCGCTTCCGGTCTTAAGCAGATTAACGATTTCACCGCCGCCAAGTCTGGTTCTCTTTACAATTGCGTCTATTTTGTCCTTGGAAAGCAGATTGCTGATTGGGATACCGGCCACGCTGGAGTATCTGATAAATGGAACCATGTCGTCGCCGTGGCCGCCTATTACAAATGCGTTGACATCCTCCACAGACACTTTGAGTTCTTGTGCCAGGAACGCCTTGAATCTGGCACTGTCTAGGGATCCACCAAGCCCAATTATCCTGGAAGGAGCTATCCCGGTAATCTTCTGCAGAGCATAGGCTATGATGTCGGCAGGGTTTGTTACTACAACAAGTTTGGATCTGGGGGCATATTTCTTTATGTTCTGCCCAACGTCCATCATTATCTCAATATTTTTCTGGAGCAGATCATCACGGCTCATTCCCGGTTTTCTCGCCAGTCCGGCGGTGATCACAACAACGTCCGATCCTTCAAGATTTTTGTAATTTTCTTTGTTTATAGTCGTATAGCCTGATACCAGACTGTCCGATTTCCAGTGTGGTCCACCTTCCAGTATGTCCAGTGATTTTCCCTCTGGAACTCCATCCACCACATCAAACAGATAGACATCTCCTATTTCCTTCAGAGCCAGTATCTGTGCAACCGTGGCGCCAACATTTCCTGCGCCTATTACAGAAATCTTCGGTCTTGCCATGTAGGATGAAGCGGTTAAGGGTAAAAATACTTTGAGTATATCAGATTTTATTGGATTTAAATTAAGGCTGTCGAATTTGACCTGGAATAATCTCATAGAGAAAAAAATGTGGCATGGAAAGTTGTGGTGGAAAGAATGGAAACGACAATCATCCTCCCTTATTCTTTGTCGAAGTTTCGGTTAGATTCATTGAATTTTCCTAGCAATCAATCATTGCCCTCATTATGGGAGAAAAATCTCTTGATAAAAGGGTATATATCTAACCAATAAATTACGTTCAGGTTTGAATAAGGATAAGACTAAACAAAATCCTTATACACGATAAGAATGATAGTTAGAAAGGTGAAGAAATGGCACAGCAGAAACCACACATAAACTTAGTCACAATTGGGCATGTCGATCATGGAAAATCAACACTCGTAGGCAGATTGCTTTTTGAGCATGGGGAAGTTCCTGCCCATATTATTGATCAGTATAGAAAGGAAGCCACCGAAAAGGGGAAGGCGACGTTTGAGTTCGCATGGGTTATGGACAGGCTGAAAGAGGAGAGAGAAAGGGGAGTTACCATTGATCTGAACCATAAAAAGTTCGAGACTGACAAGTACTATTTTACACTGATAGACGCTCCAGGACACAGGGACTTTGTTAAGAACATGATTACCGGTACAAGCCAGGCCGATGCCGCAATGCTCGTTGTTTCCAGCAGAGACGGTGAAGGCGTCATGTCCCAGACTAGAGAGCATGCTTTCCTTGCGAGAACGCTTGGTGTGCAGCAGCTCATTGTGCTTGCAAACAAGATGGATGTTACTCAGCCGCCATACAGCGAGCAGAGATACAAGCAGGTAAAAGCTGACATAGAGAAGCTGCTTGGGTCCATCGGGTTCAAGAATGTTCCTATCATCCCTATTAGCGGTTACAAGGGTGATAATATCCTGAAGCCTTCAGAGAACCTTAAATGGTACAACGGCCCGACTCTTCTTCAAGCACTGGATTCATTGAAGGTCCCGGAAAAGCCGACCAACAAGCCACTTAGACTCCCAGTGCAGGATATTTACTCGATCACCGGTATCGGTACTGTACCAGTAGGAAGAATAGAAACTGGAATATTGAAAGTTGGAGACAAGGTCGTTTTCCAGCCAGCTGATAAACAGGGTGAGGTCAAATCCATTGAAATGCATCATGAGAACATGACGCAGGCAGAACCTGGAGACAACGTTGGTTTTAACGTAAGGGGAATCGCGAAGAATGATGTTAAGAGGGGAGATGTATGCGGGTCACAGTCCTCGCCACCTACGGTAGTGAAGGGCTTTACAGCACAGATCGTCGTTCTGAACCATCCTAGCGTAATTGCAGTTGGGTATAAACCGGTATTCCACGTACACACTTCACAGGTTGCTTGCCGTATTGAGGAAATTGTCAAGACACTTAACCCTAAGGACGGTACGACCCTGAAGGAGAAACCCGACTTCATAAAGACGGGAGACATCGCAATCGTGAAAATTATTCCGGACAGACCTCTCGTTATTGAGAAGGTGTCTGAATTCCCGCAACTCGGGAGATTCGCTGTCAGGGACATGGGTCAAACTGTGGCCGCTGGCCAGTGTATAGATGTTGAAGTCAAATAAGGTGAAACAGTTGGCATCATACAAAGCTAGAATCTCATTGAGCGGAACCGAACATGGAATAGTAGATGTTGTCTGTGACGAGATTAAGGGAATTGCGAAGAGAACTGGTGTTGAGGTTCATGGACCAGTTCCATTGCCTACAAAGAGACTCGTTGTACCAGTGAGAAAGAGCCCTGATGGGGAAGGTTCTCCCACGTGGGACAGATGGGAAATGAGGGTACACAAGAGGCTCATCGACGTTGACGCGGACGAAAGAACACTCAGGCAGTTGATGAGGATACCTATTCCCGATGGGGTCCAGATAGAGATTCAAATAAAGAGTTAAGTTATTTTTAACTTCTCACATCTTATATATTACTCTTTTATTACGTTTTTAACGTTGAATGGTGTTAATTTATGGGTCGAAAAGAAGACAATATTGCAAAAGCGATGGCTTTAATTGAGAACCCGGATAGAATAAGAAATATTGGGATAGCAGCACACATTGATCATGGAAAGACAACATTAAGTGACAATCTTATAGCCGGCGCAGGAATGATGAGTGAGGAACTGGCCGGAAAGCAGTTAATGCTTGATTTTGATGAGCAGGAGCAGGCGAGAGGAATTACAATTAATGCCGCTACGGCTTCAATGGTTCATGTTTTCAATGGGGAGGATTATTTGATTAACCTTATCGATACTCCTGGTCACGTAGACTTTGGGGGCGACGTCACAAGGGCCATGAGGGCCGTGGACGGTGCCATCGTTGTTGTGGACTCTGTGGAGGGTGTTATGCCTCAAACCGAGACTGTTATTAGACAGGCACTGAGGGAAAGGGTTAAACCCGTCCTGTTTATAAACAAAGTTGATAGACTCATAAACGAACTCAAGCTCAATGCAGAAGAAATGCAGAAGAGGTTTGTCAAAATTATTACTGATGTCAACAGACTTCTTAATAAGTATTCAACTGAGAGATTCAAGCAGGCCTGGCAGGTTAATGTTCAGGAAGGAAGAGTTGCTTTCGGGTCTGCATTCAATAATTGGGCAATTTCCGTTCCAGCCATGGCTAGGACGAAGATAAGTTTCAAGGAGATAGTCGAATATGTAAGAGCTGGAAAGCAGAAGGAACTAGCAAAACTGGCCCCGCTCCATCAGATTATACTAAATATGGTTATCAGACATCTTCCAAACCCCCGGGAGGCTCAGGGATACAGGGTTGAGCAGATATGGAAAGGAGACCTTGATTCTGAAATCGGTAAGTCGATGGTGACCTGTGATCACACGGGCAAGGTATCCATGATGATAACCAAGATCATAATTGATCCGCATGCTGGTGAAATCGCCGTCGGGCGTGTTTTTAGCGGCACAGTCAGGAAAGGCAGCGAACTTTACATCAACGGCGCCGGATCAACAAAGTACAAAGTTCAATTACTTTCAATGATGGTGGGGCCGGACCGTATACCAGTGGACGAAATTGCTGCAGGGAACATCGCGGCTGTCGTCGGACTGAAAGGAGCAATTGCGGGTTCCACTGTTTCGTCCCAGCCTGACATGGATCCATTCGAGCCGATGGTCCATTATTCAGATCCGGTAGTAACGCTGGCCATCGAGGCAAAACATACTCAGGATCTACCAAAGTTAATTGAGGTTCTCAGGAATGTGTCAAAGGCCGATCCCTCC encodes:
- a CDS encoding DNA polymerase sliding clamp, which codes for MKLKISVKNLKEVADLLNTIVSEAKFSFKKDGVIIKAVDPAHVAMVSLEIPTDVFEMYELDQEEEISLDIERLKSILKLANSGDVITVYKEKERLKFEIGTIIKTLSLLDNNSITTPRVPQVSSESYVVLPKFELEKGLKAAEDVSDSIRLTLSSNDFRARSLSDTEESEMVLSRELLKEIKCEESVKSSYPLDYLLKLVKSLSSTDSLKMSFKDDYPLTLDFEFGQPAKGSVGSYIKGVFLLAPRMEQ
- a CDS encoding 6-carboxytetrahydropterin synthase, producing MQVIVDGWQAGLRFSAAHFIPSHNKCSRLHGHDYAIMVRIWGDPVDGIVVDYDEVYRYVMSAIAPMDHKLLVPALSDVIGHTCSGGICEISYGNKKLTVPQSDVCICNTESSSSEDLSNMISKDLADKLRKLGNVKGIEIGVQEGPGQGAYSEVILNE
- a CDS encoding elongation factor EF-2, producing MGRKEDNIAKAMALIENPDRIRNIGIAAHIDHGKTTLSDNLIAGAGMMSEELAGKQLMLDFDEQEQARGITINAATASMVHVFNGEDYLINLIDTPGHVDFGGDVTRAMRAVDGAIVVVDSVEGVMPQTETVIRQALRERVKPVLFINKVDRLINELKLNAEEMQKRFVKIITDVNRLLNKYSTERFKQAWQVNVQEGRVAFGSAFNNWAISVPAMARTKISFKEIVEYVRAGKQKELAKLAPLHQIILNMVIRHLPNPREAQGYRVEQIWKGDLDSEIGKSMVTCDHTGKVSMMITKIIIDPHAGEIAVGRVFSGTVRKGSELYINGAGSTKYKVQLLSMMVGPDRIPVDEIAAGNIAAVVGLKGAIAGSTVSSQPDMDPFEPMVHYSDPVVTLAIEAKHTQDLPKLIEVLRNVSKADPSIQIDINQETGEHLISGMGELHLEVTMYRIKNDYKVEVETSEPLVVYRETVERKGGPFEGKSPNKHNRFYFTVEPLEEAVIQLIKDNVLPQGTKFKDKKTIIDLLQKAGFSREEARGLEAVEGFNVLTDVTKGIQYLDETFELLIEAFNEVISRGPLANERVTGIKACLVDAKLHEDSIHRGPAQVIPAGRNSLNGAMCQANRILMEPVQKVYINVPIEIMGSVTNEIQQRRGVVMEMNQEGDDMVVIANVPVAGMFGFASAIRSATGGKVLWNSENAGYQRVPIELQKEVVAKIRERKGLKPEPYDANYYSQL
- the tuf gene encoding translation elongation factor EF-1 subunit alpha, whose protein sequence is MAQQKPHINLVTIGHVDHGKSTLVGRLLFEHGEVPAHIIDQYRKEATEKGKATFEFAWVMDRLKEERERGVTIDLNHKKFETDKYYFTLIDAPGHRDFVKNMITGTSQADAAMLVVSSRDGEGVMSQTREHAFLARTLGVQQLIVLANKMDVTQPPYSEQRYKQVKADIEKLLGSIGFKNVPIIPISGYKGDNILKPSENLKWYNGPTLLQALDSLKVPEKPTNKPLRLPVQDIYSITGIGTVPVGRIETGILKVGDKVVFQPADKQGEVKSIEMHHENMTQAEPGDNVGFNVRGIAKNDVKRGDVCGSQSSPPTVVKGFTAQIVVLNHPSVIAVGYKPVFHVHTSQVACRIEEIVKTLNPKDGTTLKEKPDFIKTGDIAIVKIIPDRPLVIEKVSEFPQLGRFAVRDMGQTVAAGQCIDVEVK
- the mdh gene encoding malate dehydrogenase encodes the protein MARPKISVIGAGNVGATVAQILALKEIGDVYLFDVVDGVPEGKSLDILEGGPHWKSDSLVSGYTTINKENYKNLEGSDVVVITAGLARKPGMSRDDLLQKNIEIMMDVGQNIKKYAPRSKLVVVTNPADIIAYALQKITGIAPSRIIGLGGSLDSARFKAFLAQELKVSVEDVNAFVIGGHGDDMVPFIRYSSVAGIPISNLLSKDKIDAIVKRTRLGGGEIVNLLKTGSAYYAPGISIVAMVESIVKGKNRVIPCAAYLTGDHAKHYGAKDLFIGVPIKIGENCVEEIYDMDFNNEEKVLWNKTVQSVNESCRKVDEILKGKI
- the queC gene encoding 7-cyano-7-deazaguanine synthase QueC, which produces MLSGGLDSSTVLAIAKRKGYDVTALSFNYGQRHSIEIQASKRIADHFNVRHVVFEMDFSKIGGSSLTADIPVEKRKVEEIGRDIPTSYVPARNSIFLAIAAAFAETAGADRIFIGANAVDYSGYPDCRPEFFAAFENAINLGTKVGNTGRIRIDVPLQFLSKSEIISIGHSLGVPYDLTYSCYNGGELPCGECDSCLLRLKGFMEAGIPDPLKYEKYPDFYKEFLKKIKG
- a CDS encoding DUF309 domain-containing protein, whose translation is MIQKGHRILLLIARLSIPDLERIEGYLTRKIIVRRHTDSLEIDLETMEPSKVVSFFRSSSALLLIRKLMPEETVTKLGSSGLVIIREQILDTASALFEEERYWESHILLESLWKATTGEYKKYIQNLIYFAVSMIKYQMGEYQTAMTIFQKAMENFKQKYSLPIDNLIIADFRYPYSLDFTRTSNIPKI
- the asnS gene encoding asparagine--tRNA ligase; translation: MHLIGDILSSGFVGKTVSVRGWVYRTRSSGKIAFVVLRDSSGIIQTVASISNLGEEKFKIIASLGIESSLEISGEVRRDERAVTGYEIDVSDFTVYQKNDVFPITKDKGEEFLLDNRHLWLRSQEFSAVMKVRSTVFKAFADFFYSEGFYQVQCPFMVSTATEGGGTLFKVPFFGTEVSLTQSAQFYLETMIFGLEKVFTISPSFRAEKSRTWRHLTEYWHGEAEVAWINNDQMMDIEEKMIHFIIQRVLEVNTKELGIIGRDPEILRHWMQPFLRMKYSELIERAQQFGMAIKYGDDLGSDEEKQIMVHFDRPVFVTHYPKELKTFYFRLDPKNPGELLCHDLLAPEGYGEIIGGSERIWDLNELLGRMQEFNLNPEEYYWYIDLRKYGSIPHSGFGLGLDRAIMWICKLDNIRNAIPFPRTIRRTKP
- the rpsJ gene encoding 30S ribosomal protein S10 — protein: MASYKARISLSGTEHGIVDVVCDEIKGIAKRTGVEVHGPVPLPTKRLVVPVRKSPDGEGSPTWDRWEMRVHKRLIDVDADERTLRQLMRIPIPDGVQIEIQIKS